A genome region from Gigantopelta aegis isolate Gae_Host chromosome 3, Gae_host_genome, whole genome shotgun sequence includes the following:
- the LOC121390059 gene encoding 39S ribosomal protein L46, mitochondrial-like, with amino-acid sequence MAFCVAQSLVKTFCKQKALCLFVRQLCNAQTSAGRQWQLASAVCLERHPVITSEKTELEQKMSKLMERMELEYSLLSDHELRHKEDLLLAQKRKQEDYEETEIDASRLTALDLEDKWEAELKNFTPASRNTDADKSDDRTSVQRKLDRKLILIVKQQLGDQSHWVFPQGLWKDGESMRQTAERVLQDCSDGKLDARFEGNAPCGLHKYKFKRESENGVKIFFFRASYAKGNIDLTNKRVSDFLWVTKDELTEYLAPAYMKSITNFVIDL; translated from the exons ATGGCATTTTGTGTGGCTCAAAGTTTagttaaaacattttgcaaacaaaaag ctCTTTGTTTATTTGTGCGACAGTTGTGCAATGCTCAGACATCAGCTGGAAGGCAATGGCAGTTGGCCAGTGCTGTTTGTTTGGAGCGACATCCGGTTATCACGAGTGAGAAAACCGAGCTGGAGCAGAAAATGAGTAAACTCATGGAGCGGATGGAACTGGAGTACAGTTTACTGTCTGACCATGAACTCAGACACAAGGAGGATTT ACTTCTAGCGCAGAAAAGGAAACAAGAAGATTACGAGGAAACAGAAATTGATGCATCTCGGTTAACTGCTCTTGATTTAGAAGACAAGTGGGAAGCTgaattaaagaattttacaccAGCCAGTCGCAACACAG ATGCAGACAAATCAGATGACAGGACATCAGTTCAGAGGAAACTCGACAGAAAACTGATTCTTATTGTGAAACAACAGCTTGGAGATCAGTCACACTGGGTTTTCCCACAGGGTCTTTGGAAGGATGGAGAGTCCATGAGACAG ACGGCTGAGCGGGTTCTTCAAGACTGCTCTGATGGTAAACTTGATGCCAGGTTTGAGGGTAATGCTCCGTGTGGCCTGCACAAGTACAAGTTTAAGAGAGAATCGGAAAATGGTGTCAAG atttttttcttTCGAGCATCATACGCAAAAGGAAACATTGATCTGACAAACAAACGTGTGTCAGACTTCCTGTGGGTGACAAAAGATGAGTTAACTGAATACCTTGCTCCAGCTTACATGAAGAGTATTACTAATTTCGTTATAGACTTGTGA
- the LOC121368629 gene encoding putative nuclease HARBI1, producing MDVLRQLQHLQRVQDINYDRAKRLAHWHGSVHDSRIFDNSLLKQKFEDGDIDGLLIGDSGYPCLPYLMTPLLNPRDAADNRYNRALCSTRNLVECMFGIWKRRFPCLTYTLRFKDICTSLAVIVATAVLHNIAVAEREPNFNDDLDDLQPPLRISGVQNGRGNAVRRAMIQQYFS from the exons ATGGATGTGTTGCGACAACTGCAACATCTTCAACGAGTTCAAGACATCAACTACGACCGTGCAAAGCGAC tgGCACACTGGCATGGGTCAGTTCATGACAGTAGAATATTTGACAACAGTTTACTAAAGCAGAAGTTTGAAGATGGAGATATAGATGGATTATTGATTGGTGATTCGGGATATCCCTGTTTGCCTTACCTAATGACACCTCTGCTCAATCCAAGAGATGCTGCCGACAATAGATACAACCGAGCTCTATGTTCAACAAGAAACTTAGTGGAATGCATGTTTGGGATTTGGAAACGCAGGTTTCCTTGTCTAACATACACTCTCCGCTTCAAGGACATATGTACATCTCTAGCAGTGATCGTAGCCACAGCGGTGTTGCATAACATTGCTGTCGCTGAAAGGGAACCTAATTTTAATGATGACCTTGATGATCTACAGCCTCCACTTAGGATCAGTGGGGTACAAAATGGTCGTGGCAATGCTGTCAGAAGGGCTATGATTCAGCAATATTTTtcttaa